One Streptomyces lincolnensis genomic region harbors:
- a CDS encoding carbonic anhydrase encodes MKQRNDRAMSIAGHPLRRTILTGGLAATAAALSGCSSKAEEKETGKAADAAAAAGASPATGDRPSTPWGAFSRLMDGNERWQDGNLKHPDRDPKRRDFVAEEQDPYGVILSCIDSRVPPELLFDTGLGDLFVMRTGGQVVGPVVTGSVEYGPMTSGTPLIVVLGHQRCGAIKAAYEAMRDGKKLPGNLQAISDALRPAYEATVKAKAKDPVDAMIRIHVKQTSADLRSNRDLSPLVKKGDLAVVSAYYSLDTGRVEVLTGAPSA; translated from the coding sequence GTGAAACAAAGGAACGACCGAGCAATGTCTATAGCTGGACATCCACTCCGCAGAACCATTCTCACCGGGGGTTTGGCGGCTACCGCTGCCGCACTCTCCGGCTGCTCCTCGAAGGCGGAGGAAAAGGAGACGGGCAAGGCGGCCGACGCAGCGGCCGCAGCAGGCGCTTCGCCGGCCACGGGCGACCGTCCCTCCACGCCCTGGGGGGCGTTCTCACGACTGATGGACGGAAACGAGCGCTGGCAGGACGGTAACCTCAAGCATCCCGACCGGGACCCCAAGCGACGGGATTTCGTGGCCGAGGAGCAGGATCCCTACGGTGTGATCCTCTCCTGCATCGACTCCCGGGTGCCGCCCGAGCTGCTCTTCGACACCGGGCTCGGCGATCTGTTCGTGATGCGCACCGGTGGCCAGGTGGTCGGACCGGTGGTCACCGGTTCCGTCGAGTACGGGCCCATGACGTCGGGGACGCCGCTGATCGTCGTACTGGGGCATCAGCGCTGTGGCGCCATCAAGGCGGCGTACGAAGCGATGCGCGACGGCAAGAAGTTGCCCGGCAATCTCCAGGCGATCTCCGATGCCCTGCGGCCGGCGTATGAGGCGACCGTCAAGGCGAAGGCCAAGGACCCGGTCGACGCCATGATTCGCATCCACGTCAAGCAGACCTCCGCCGATCTGCGGTCCAACCGCGACCTGAGCCCTCTTGTGAAGAAGGGCGACCTGGCCGTGGTCAGCGCCTACTATTCGCTCGACACCGGCCGCGTGGAGGTTCTCACCGGAGCGCCGTCCGCCTGA
- a CDS encoding TetR/AcrR family transcriptional regulator, whose product MPTGVHLRDARQQLFDAAERVLLRDGPNGLTSRAVTDEAGCAKGVLHRHFSDFDAFLADLVLDRAAQLETQASALRESAGTGTVADNLATALTDLFGPVPVAIIPLITFRDELRARLRQARPGGGIAILAQATTAISAYLADERELGRIAADADIDSLTLSLVGGGHLLFVDRDPGPPAMATVNNLVATVLADVVQRRPR is encoded by the coding sequence GTGCCGACTGGAGTGCACCTTCGCGACGCGCGGCAGCAGTTGTTCGACGCTGCCGAACGCGTGCTGCTGCGGGACGGGCCGAACGGGCTGACCAGCCGGGCCGTCACCGACGAGGCGGGCTGCGCCAAAGGCGTCCTGCACCGGCACTTCAGTGACTTCGACGCCTTCCTCGCCGACCTCGTGCTCGACCGGGCCGCGCAGCTTGAGACGCAGGCGAGTGCGCTGCGCGAGTCCGCCGGCACCGGCACGGTGGCCGACAACCTCGCCACCGCGCTGACCGATCTGTTCGGACCGGTTCCGGTGGCGATCATCCCGCTCATCACTTTCCGGGACGAGCTGCGCGCACGGCTGCGGCAAGCCAGGCCCGGAGGCGGCATCGCGATCCTCGCCCAGGCCACGACCGCGATCTCCGCCTACCTGGCCGACGAGCGTGAGCTGGGCCGCATCGCGGCCGACGCCGACATCGACTCACTCACCCTCTCCCTGGTCGGTGGCGGGCATCTCCTGTTCGTAGACCGCGATCCCGGCCCGCCGGCCATGGCAACCGTCAACAACCTTGTGGCAACGGTGCTCGCCGACGTTGTGCAACGGCGGCCGCGCTGA
- a CDS encoding class I SAM-dependent methyltransferase — MPTLPREQPEPSPAELHKARRMAQSFGTDAQRYDQARPAYPDALVTRIVAGSPGPEVLDVGCGTGIAARQFQAAGCAVLGVEPDERMAEFAQAHGLQVEVATFEAWQPAGRTFDTVIAAQSWHWVDPVAGAVKAARILRPDGRLAIFGHVYEPPAEVADPFAAAYPRVMPDSPFSNQPARRPLDTYQAGYAKLAEAIRQTERFKEPEQWRFDWERHYTRDQWLELLPTTGGLTQLPPDKTADILDAVGAAIDSIGGRFTMLYTTLATTAVRAGAS, encoded by the coding sequence ATGCCCACCTTACCGCGAGAGCAACCAGAACCGTCCCCAGCGGAACTGCACAAGGCCCGGCGGATGGCCCAGTCGTTCGGTACGGACGCGCAACGCTACGACCAGGCCCGACCCGCCTACCCCGACGCCTTGGTGACGCGGATCGTCGCCGGAAGCCCTGGGCCAGAGGTGCTCGACGTGGGCTGCGGTACCGGCATCGCGGCCCGCCAGTTCCAGGCCGCCGGCTGCGCCGTGCTCGGCGTCGAGCCGGATGAGCGGATGGCCGAGTTCGCGCAGGCCCACGGCCTGCAGGTCGAGGTGGCGACGTTCGAAGCCTGGCAGCCGGCCGGCCGGACGTTCGACACGGTGATCGCGGCCCAGTCCTGGCACTGGGTGGATCCGGTCGCCGGCGCGGTCAAGGCCGCCCGGATACTGCGTCCGGACGGGCGTCTGGCGATCTTCGGGCACGTGTACGAGCCGCCCGCCGAGGTGGCCGACCCGTTCGCCGCCGCCTACCCGCGGGTGATGCCAGACTCGCCGTTCAGCAATCAGCCGGCCCGACGTCCGCTGGACACCTACCAAGCGGGGTACGCCAAGCTCGCCGAGGCGATCCGTCAGACCGAACGCTTCAAGGAACCCGAACAGTGGCGATTCGACTGGGAGCGGCACTACACGCGCGACCAATGGCTGGAGCTGCTCCCCACCACCGGCGGCCTCACCCAACTACCCCCCGACAAGACGGCCGACATCCTTGACGCGGTCGGGGCCGCCATCGACTCGATAGGCGGTCGCTTCACGATGCTCTACACCACCCTGGCGACAACCGCCGTGCGCGCCGGCGCCTCCTGA
- the lmr(A) gene encoding lincomycin efflux MFS transporter Lmr(A) translates to MSVFARATSLFSRAARTRAADEAARSRSRWVTLVFLAVLQLLIAVDVTVVNIALPAIRDSFHVDTRQLTWVVTGYTVVGGGLLMVGGRIADLFGRRRTLLFGAFLFGASSLAAGLAPNLELLVLARFGQGAGEALSLPAAMSLIALLFPETAARSKALSVWASVASVGLVLGFLLSGVITQLFSWRWIFLINIPLVSLVLVAVLLLVKKDETTARNPVDLPGALLFTAAPLLLIFGVIELGEDEPRLPLAVGSLLAAAVCAAAFVAVERRTAHPLVPLTFFGNRVRLVANGATVLLSAALSTSFFLLTMHLQEERDLSPIEAGLSFLPLALSLILASLLVPRLIERIGTTGAAVLGMALAALGIGCFALLPSDNSLLTSVFPGMILLACGMATGLVALQNAALHAVTEADAGVASGVQRCADQLGGASGIAVYVSIGFSPHLGGDWDPFTVAYSLAGIGLIAAVLAVLALSPDRRLAAPREQED, encoded by the coding sequence ATGTCTGTCTTCGCTCGTGCCACCTCGCTCTTCTCCCGTGCCGCGCGGACCCGCGCGGCCGATGAGGCGGCCCGTTCCCGGTCTCGCTGGGTCACCCTCGTCTTCCTCGCCGTGCTCCAGCTCCTCATCGCGGTCGACGTGACCGTAGTGAACATCGCCCTGCCTGCGATCCGCGACAGCTTCCACGTCGACACCCGTCAACTCACCTGGGTAGTCACGGGTTACACCGTCGTGGGCGGCGGCCTGCTCATGGTGGGCGGGCGCATCGCCGACCTCTTCGGGCGGCGCCGGACCCTCCTTTTCGGGGCCTTCCTCTTCGGTGCGTCGTCCCTCGCCGCGGGCCTCGCCCCGAACCTGGAGCTGCTCGTGCTCGCACGGTTCGGGCAGGGCGCAGGAGAGGCCCTCTCCCTGCCGGCCGCGATGTCGCTCATCGCCCTGCTCTTCCCCGAAACCGCCGCCCGTTCCAAGGCGTTGAGCGTCTGGGCGTCGGTCGCCAGCGTCGGCCTCGTCCTCGGCTTCCTGCTCTCCGGGGTCATCACCCAGCTCTTCAGCTGGCGTTGGATCTTCCTGATCAACATCCCCCTCGTCAGCCTCGTGCTCGTCGCCGTACTGCTGCTGGTCAAGAAGGACGAGACGACCGCACGCAATCCCGTCGACCTCCCCGGCGCGCTCCTCTTCACGGCCGCGCCGCTGCTGCTCATCTTCGGCGTCATCGAGCTGGGCGAGGACGAGCCCCGGCTGCCGCTCGCCGTCGGGAGCCTGCTCGCGGCCGCGGTGTGCGCGGCCGCGTTCGTCGCCGTCGAGCGGCGCACGGCCCATCCCCTGGTTCCCCTGACGTTCTTCGGGAACCGCGTCCGCCTGGTCGCCAACGGCGCCACGGTCCTCCTCAGCGCCGCCCTCTCGACCTCCTTCTTCCTGCTGACCATGCACTTGCAGGAGGAGCGCGACCTGTCCCCCATCGAGGCGGGACTGTCCTTCCTGCCCCTGGCCCTCAGCCTCATCCTCGCCTCGCTCCTCGTCCCCCGCCTCATCGAGCGCATCGGCACCACCGGCGCCGCGGTGCTCGGCATGGCGCTCGCGGCCCTCGGCATCGGCTGCTTCGCGCTGCTGCCCAGCGACAACTCGCTGCTCACCAGCGTCTTCCCCGGCATGATCCTGCTCGCCTGCGGCATGGCCACCGGCCTGGTCGCATTGCAGAACGCCGCCCTGCACGCGGTCACCGAGGCCGACGCGGGCGTGGCCTCCGGCGTGCAACGCTGCGCCGACCAGCTCGGCGGCGCGAGCGGTATCGCCGTCTACGTCAGCATCGGGTTCTCGCCCCACCTCGGCGGCGACTGGGACCCGTTCACCGTGGCGTACAGCCTCGCCGGCATCGGCCTGATCGCGGCCGTCCTCGCCGTCCTCGCCCTGTCTCCGGACCGCCGTCTCGCCGCCCCCCGGGAGCAGGAGGACTGA
- a CDS encoding gamma-glutamyltransferase family protein, whose protein sequence is MLPSKPELSGTIGAVSATHWLASNAGMRILENGGNAFDAAVAAGFVLQVVEPHFNGPGGDVSIVALPAGAQDAAEICGQGPMPRAATPQAFSDLGLEHIPGSGLLPACVPGAFGGWLRLLAEFGTLRLADVLAPAITYAEEGYPLLPETAHAADVLAPLFRTEWTGSGQIYLANGAAPKAGSRFRNPALAQTYRQLLKEAEAASADREAQIEAAHQAFYQGFVAEAIQRFLDGGPRLDATGRRHSALLTADDLAAWTPSVTTATSRPYGAYRVHKPGPWSQGPVFLQQLALLEGFDLAGMRPDSADYLHTVVECAKLAFADRDAWYGDPAFTDIPLADLLSDDYTRERRRLVGPEAVNELQPGTPGGRSSWLPGAAPEPEPDLSGHTDEWMGQLRNGLPTILKATTAKGDTCCVTVTDRHGNTVAATPSGGWLKSSPAIAELGFPLGTRGQTMYLAEGHPNSLAGGKRPRTTLSPTVVQRDGQPHLAFGTPGGDRQDQWTLQFFLGVTAFGLDLQAATETLAFHTDQVPASFTPHQSRPGVVVVEENCAAATVAELTRRGHRVERVPAYSLGRVCATGLGTDGLVRAAASPRGRQPYAICG, encoded by the coding sequence ATGCTTCCATCGAAGCCGGAGCTCAGTGGAACAATTGGCGCCGTTTCCGCCACGCATTGGCTGGCGTCCAATGCGGGCATGAGAATCCTTGAGAACGGAGGCAACGCCTTCGACGCCGCTGTCGCCGCCGGCTTCGTCCTCCAGGTCGTGGAACCCCACTTCAACGGGCCGGGCGGCGACGTCTCCATCGTCGCACTGCCCGCCGGGGCGCAGGACGCCGCCGAGATCTGCGGCCAGGGCCCCATGCCCCGCGCCGCGACACCGCAAGCCTTCTCCGATCTCGGACTGGAGCACATCCCGGGCTCCGGTCTGCTGCCCGCCTGTGTGCCCGGCGCGTTCGGTGGCTGGCTGCGGTTGCTCGCGGAGTTCGGCACCCTGCGCCTCGCGGACGTCCTCGCACCGGCCATCACCTACGCGGAAGAGGGCTATCCGCTGCTGCCGGAGACCGCCCACGCCGCCGATGTGCTCGCCCCGCTCTTCCGCACCGAGTGGACCGGTTCGGGGCAGATCTACCTGGCGAACGGCGCCGCCCCGAAAGCCGGTTCCCGCTTCCGCAACCCCGCGCTCGCCCAGACCTACCGGCAGCTCCTCAAAGAGGCCGAGGCCGCGTCGGCGGACCGCGAGGCCCAGATCGAGGCCGCGCACCAGGCCTTCTACCAGGGCTTCGTCGCGGAGGCGATCCAGCGCTTCCTGGACGGCGGGCCCCGGTTGGACGCCACCGGGCGCCGCCACAGCGCGCTGCTGACCGCTGATGACCTGGCCGCCTGGACCCCGTCCGTGACCACGGCGACGTCCCGCCCCTACGGCGCCTACCGCGTCCACAAGCCGGGACCTTGGTCCCAAGGCCCGGTCTTTCTCCAGCAGTTGGCGCTCCTGGAGGGGTTCGACCTCGCCGGCATGCGGCCCGACAGCGCCGACTACCTGCACACCGTGGTGGAGTGCGCCAAGCTCGCCTTCGCGGACCGCGACGCCTGGTACGGCGACCCGGCGTTCACCGACATACCGCTGGCGGACCTGCTCAGCGACGACTACACCCGCGAGCGGCGCCGCCTGGTGGGGCCCGAGGCCGTCAACGAGCTGCAGCCCGGCACTCCCGGCGGCCGCTCGTCGTGGCTGCCGGGGGCGGCGCCCGAGCCGGAGCCCGACCTCTCCGGCCACACGGACGAGTGGATGGGGCAGCTCCGCAACGGCCTGCCCACCATCCTCAAGGCCACTACGGCCAAGGGCGACACCTGCTGCGTCACCGTGACCGACCGGCACGGCAACACGGTGGCCGCGACACCCAGCGGCGGCTGGCTCAAGAGCTCGCCGGCCATCGCGGAGCTGGGCTTCCCGCTCGGCACCCGGGGCCAGACGATGTACCTGGCCGAGGGACACCCCAACTCCCTCGCCGGCGGCAAGCGCCCGCGCACCACGCTCAGCCCCACCGTGGTCCAGCGCGACGGGCAGCCCCACCTGGCGTTCGGCACTCCCGGCGGCGACCGGCAGGACCAGTGGACCCTCCAGTTCTTCCTCGGGGTCACCGCGTTCGGCCTCGACCTACAGGCGGCGACGGAGACCCTCGCGTTCCACACCGACCAGGTACCCGCCTCCTTCACGCCCCACCAGTCGCGGCCCGGCGTAGTGGTGGTGGAGGAGAACTGCGCGGCCGCGACCGTGGCGGAGCTGACCCGCCGCGGCCACCGCGTCGAGCGCGTGCCCGCCTACTCCCTTGGCCGAGTCTGCGCGACGGGTCTGGGCACGGACGGCCTCGTCCGCGCCGCCGCCAGCCCGCGCGGCCGCCAGCCCTACGCGATCTGCGGATGA
- a CDS encoding VOC family protein, whose product MPSVKSMPPVSVHHVGVQTADLDNSISWYQEFFGCTVSWTLDTFSALTHSRLPGIERLAELRYGDVRFHHIGVKSGAAERSPAEANQFQHVCFAVGSPTELEAWRSRWLELYARGRWTFAVPERATDIDVDKDGVRSFYALDPNGLEYEFTYVPDGPR is encoded by the coding sequence ATGCCGTCAGTAAAGTCAATGCCGCCCGTATCGGTGCACCATGTCGGTGTCCAGACCGCCGATCTGGATAATTCGATCTCCTGGTACCAGGAATTCTTCGGATGTACCGTTTCCTGGACCCTCGACACATTCTCCGCACTCACCCACTCACGGCTTCCGGGAATCGAGCGTCTCGCGGAGCTGCGATACGGCGATGTGCGCTTCCACCACATCGGTGTGAAATCCGGTGCCGCGGAACGCTCTCCGGCCGAGGCGAATCAGTTTCAGCACGTCTGCTTCGCGGTGGGCAGCCCCACGGAACTCGAAGCGTGGCGGTCGCGCTGGCTGGAGCTGTACGCCCGTGGGCGCTGGACGTTCGCCGTGCCGGAGCGGGCCACGGACATCGACGTCGACAAGGACGGCGTGCGGTCCTTCTACGCACTCGACCCGAACGGCCTGGAGTACGAGTTCACCTACGTTCCGGACGGCCCCCGATGA
- a CDS encoding D-alanine--poly(phosphoribitol) ligase, translated as MSSSVRLSTLLASAAEARPEAPAVLGETRLPVTYGELAARAGGIQAALAGLGVRAGDRVALLSGRTDADAVAAVHAILAAGAVYVPLDAASPPARWASVSRVCAPTAVVGERALLDRFAAAVPGPRRLALPSDGDELPAGRLDPVRSDGTDVAYLLTTSGSTGVPKCVAHTGAGAVAFLEWMVGAFPVGGDDVFACHAPLHFDVSVASVLGSALGGAALAPVPRELSGFPVELATWIAERAVTVWLSVPYPLARLSGLEERAARERLATLRTVVFAGDVFPHQRLAALMRCAPGARFLNIYGPTETNGCTYEVVDAPPAGPVPIGRPVECAECWVEDDDGRPVDAVGSVGELVVAGPTVAAGYWGVEGHGAERFRTGETCPGGRAYATGDQVRVLPGGRYAFLGRMDNMIKMRGQRFELEEVENAVRLAPGVEDCCVVKVDVRDDHSRLLAVVVGPGAGDPRTLREHCLTRLPSWAVPHRFLTAAALPLGSTGKVDRRALREELVTRGE; from the coding sequence ATGTCGTCCTCCGTTCGACTCTCCACACTCCTCGCCTCGGCCGCCGAGGCGAGGCCCGAGGCCCCCGCCGTCCTGGGGGAGACCCGGCTCCCGGTCACCTATGGGGAGCTGGCCGCGCGGGCGGGCGGCATCCAGGCCGCCCTGGCAGGCCTGGGGGTGCGCGCCGGTGACCGGGTAGCGCTGCTGTCCGGGCGGACCGACGCGGACGCCGTGGCCGCGGTGCACGCGATCCTGGCCGCGGGCGCCGTGTACGTGCCGCTCGACGCCGCGTCGCCGCCCGCGCGGTGGGCTTCGGTGAGCCGGGTCTGCGCGCCCACCGCCGTGGTGGGCGAACGCGCGCTGCTCGACCGGTTCGCCGCCGCCGTACCGGGGCCGCGGCGGCTCGCCCTGCCATCGGACGGGGACGAGCTGCCCGCGGGCCGCCTCGACCCCGTCCGGAGCGACGGCACCGATGTCGCGTACCTGCTCACCACCTCCGGCTCCACCGGCGTTCCCAAGTGCGTGGCCCACACCGGTGCGGGCGCCGTCGCCTTCCTGGAGTGGATGGTCGGCGCGTTCCCGGTGGGCGGCGACGATGTGTTCGCCTGCCACGCCCCGCTGCACTTCGACGTGTCGGTGGCCTCGGTGCTCGGCTCCGCGCTGGGCGGCGCGGCCCTGGCCCCGGTGCCCCGTGAACTGTCCGGGTTTCCCGTCGAGCTGGCCACCTGGATCGCCGAACGCGCCGTCACCGTATGGCTCTCCGTGCCCTATCCGCTCGCCCGCCTGTCCGGACTGGAGGAGCGGGCCGCGCGTGAGCGCCTCGCCACCTTGAGGACGGTCGTGTTCGCCGGTGACGTCTTTCCGCACCAGCGGCTCGCCGCACTGATGCGCTGCGCGCCCGGGGCCCGGTTCCTCAACATCTACGGCCCGACCGAGACCAACGGCTGTACGTACGAGGTCGTGGACGCCCCGCCCGCCGGCCCCGTGCCCATCGGCCGGCCCGTCGAGTGCGCCGAGTGCTGGGTCGAGGACGACGACGGGCGGCCGGTCGACGCGGTGGGGTCGGTGGGTGAACTCGTCGTCGCGGGGCCCACGGTGGCCGCCGGATACTGGGGCGTCGAGGGGCACGGAGCCGAGCGGTTCCGCACGGGGGAGACCTGTCCGGGCGGCCGGGCCTACGCCACCGGGGACCAGGTCCGCGTCCTGCCCGGGGGCCGGTACGCCTTCCTCGGCCGCATGGACAACATGATCAAGATGCGCGGGCAGCGGTTCGAGCTGGAGGAGGTGGAGAACGCTGTACGGCTCGCTCCCGGCGTCGAGGACTGCTGCGTGGTGAAGGTGGACGTCCGCGACGATCACTCCCGCCTCCTCGCCGTCGTGGTCGGGCCCGGCGCCGGCGACCCGCGCACCCTGCGCGAGCACTGCCTGACCAGGCTGCCGTCGTGGGCGGTGCCGCACCGGTTCCTCACGGCCGCCGCGCTGCCCCTGGGCTCCACCGGCAAGGTGGACCGCCGCGCGCTCAGGGAGGAACTCGTCACACGCGGGGAGTGA
- a CDS encoding PIG-L family deacetylase, whose translation MTQCLLTVHAHPDDEASRGGATVAHYTAQGVRAVLVTCTDGGAGEVLNPAVTDDFTPERFVAVRSAELDASARNLGYSAVHRLGYRDSGMDGTAGGAEAFVRAPLDEAATRLARVIADERPDVVIGYGTNHTRDPHPDHIRANEVLTRAVDLLDHTPAVYHIAFSRRRHRALHQACVDSGVPSPYEGGLSAPPGAFDDEWITTLVDVTKGDAVERRLDALRSHVTQVPPASGWFALSPQQLRDAFPYEEYTRVGAAPREAVVHDLFTAPA comes from the coding sequence ATGACTCAGTGCCTGCTGACCGTCCACGCGCACCCGGACGACGAGGCCTCCCGCGGCGGCGCCACGGTCGCCCACTACACCGCGCAGGGCGTCCGCGCCGTCCTGGTCACCTGTACCGACGGCGGCGCCGGCGAGGTGCTCAACCCCGCCGTCACCGACGACTTCACCCCCGAACGGTTCGTCGCCGTCCGCAGCGCCGAACTCGACGCCAGCGCACGGAACCTGGGCTACTCGGCCGTGCACCGGCTCGGCTACCGCGACTCCGGCATGGACGGCACGGCGGGCGGCGCCGAGGCCTTCGTACGGGCCCCGCTCGACGAGGCCGCCACCCGCCTCGCCCGGGTGATCGCGGACGAACGCCCCGACGTGGTGATCGGATACGGCACCAACCACACCCGCGACCCGCACCCCGACCACATCCGCGCGAACGAAGTGCTGACGCGCGCCGTCGACCTCCTCGACCACACACCCGCCGTCTACCACATCGCCTTCTCGCGACGTCGCCACCGCGCCTTGCACCAGGCCTGCGTCGACAGCGGGGTGCCCAGCCCGTACGAGGGCGGCCTGAGCGCCCCGCCGGGCGCCTTCGACGACGAGTGGATCACCACACTCGTCGACGTGACCAAGGGCGACGCCGTCGAGCGCAGGCTCGACGCGCTGCGCAGTCACGTGACCCAAGTACCGCCCGCCTCCGGCTGGTTCGCGCTGTCACCGCAGCAGCTGCGGGACGCCTTCCCGTACGAGGAGTACACCCGCGTCGGCGCCGCGCCCCGGGAAGCCGTGGTGCACGACCTGTTCACCGCTCCCGCGTGA
- a CDS encoding pyridoxal phosphate-dependent aminotransferase — translation MTATASGAQTAAPERLTDDGWLIRRTSVDTVRPFDDPSAQWMLDRAQARLPLYLLHVADHAEATPPGLREALHAQDAAPCDGLLFSQYGLPELRRRLDAWLAADEEWDTAAEPLVSVAWSGTGAAIFDLLRMLKDGRPGPSAVLLPRPGWGYDMSVRDTGHVPVSYEVPPESPHGPDPAHLEEAWQRCRSEGLDVACILINPQHNPWGGNWTPEFLAAVAALAERERVPVLVDNAFYGLTAEDVRPTSAVRLLGHLVGQELLVSVRSLSKQFACSGWALGAVAGSPGLVSAYSGRWRCLREPTAGFRAQAAMAAWLGGAEPERFTRRRRSEATRHARLLRTTLRAAGLPDDAVLHHGGAPFTLLRPPGGSTVEEVREQTVVRHGVLLGLERDARERPWFKVWLGRDSSVFEPAARALGDAAAEWRYR, via the coding sequence ATGACCGCCACGGCGAGCGGCGCGCAGACCGCCGCACCGGAACGGCTCACCGACGACGGCTGGCTGATCCGGCGCACATCCGTCGACACCGTCCGCCCCTTCGACGACCCGAGCGCCCAGTGGATGCTGGACCGCGCCCAGGCCCGTCTGCCGCTGTACCTGCTGCACGTCGCCGACCACGCGGAGGCCACGCCGCCCGGACTGCGCGAGGCCCTGCACGCCCAGGACGCGGCCCCCTGCGACGGCCTGCTGTTCTCCCAGTACGGCCTGCCGGAGCTGCGCCGGCGGCTCGACGCCTGGCTCGCCGCCGACGAGGAGTGGGACACCGCGGCGGAGCCGCTCGTCAGCGTCGCGTGGTCGGGCACCGGCGCGGCCATCTTCGACCTGCTGCGCATGCTCAAGGACGGCCGCCCGGGCCCCAGCGCCGTGCTGCTGCCGCGCCCCGGGTGGGGATATGACATGTCGGTGCGCGACACCGGACACGTACCGGTGAGTTACGAGGTGCCCCCCGAGTCCCCGCACGGCCCGGACCCCGCGCACCTGGAGGAGGCGTGGCAGCGGTGCCGCAGCGAGGGCCTCGACGTCGCCTGCATCCTCATCAACCCGCAGCACAACCCGTGGGGCGGCAACTGGACCCCCGAGTTCCTCGCCGCCGTCGCCGCCCTCGCCGAACGTGAGCGAGTGCCCGTCCTGGTGGACAACGCCTTCTACGGGCTGACCGCCGAGGACGTGCGCCCCACCAGCGCGGTCCGGCTCCTCGGCCATCTCGTCGGCCAGGAACTCCTGGTGTCGGTGCGCAGCCTGAGCAAGCAGTTCGCGTGCAGCGGCTGGGCCCTGGGAGCCGTCGCGGGCAGCCCGGGTCTGGTCTCGGCGTACTCCGGCCGCTGGCGCTGTCTGCGGGAGCCGACCGCGGGCTTCCGCGCCCAGGCGGCGATGGCGGCCTGGCTCGGGGGCGCCGAACCCGAGCGCTTCACCCGGCGCCGCCGATCCGAGGCCACCCGGCACGCCAGGCTCCTGCGCACCACACTGCGCGCGGCGGGGCTGCCCGACGACGCCGTCCTGCACCACGGCGGCGCCCCCTTCACCCTGCTGCGGCCCCCGGGCGGCAGCACGGTCGAGGAGGTGCGCGAGCAGACCGTCGTGCGGCACGGCGTCCTGCTCGGCCTGGAGCGGGACGCGCGCGAACGGCCGTGGTTCAAGGTCTGGCTGGGCCGGGACAGCAGCGTCTTCGAACCCGCGGCGCGGGCCCTCGGCGACGCCGCGGCCGAGTGGCGGTACCGGTGA
- a CDS encoding class I SAM-dependent methyltransferase yields MRDYRLWHTTTAQVSPPPLVWEALQLVRGATVADVGCGSGAYGFLLRAGWGHTESWLKQGITEPGILHGLDNSPHATRLAERHRIYDRLHLCPATALTLDDDVVDTALCTETLEHLYVPDVVPAVRELARVATQRVIVTTPVPEHIVNLPELLTEIQDARRDQDPMPYEEYAVLESALHKAWLSTERLAAAGFETDGAVVRGSRIYHADPAKMDPEALGEVPGIPVPPPAAREEEADWRERYVQLLESVREMADAVPGLGTAGATR; encoded by the coding sequence ATGCGGGACTACCGTCTCTGGCACACCACGACCGCCCAGGTCAGTCCGCCCCCGTTGGTGTGGGAGGCGTTGCAGCTCGTGCGCGGCGCCACGGTCGCCGACGTCGGCTGCGGCTCCGGCGCCTATGGATTCCTGCTGCGCGCCGGCTGGGGCCACACCGAGAGCTGGCTGAAGCAGGGCATCACCGAGCCCGGGATCCTGCACGGCCTCGACAACTCCCCGCACGCCACCCGGCTGGCCGAGCGGCACCGGATCTACGACCGCCTCCACCTGTGCCCCGCCACCGCCCTGACCCTGGACGACGACGTCGTCGACACCGCCCTGTGCACGGAGACCCTGGAACACCTCTACGTCCCCGATGTGGTGCCCGCCGTACGCGAGTTGGCACGCGTCGCCACCCAGCGCGTCATCGTCACCACCCCCGTACCGGAGCACATCGTGAACCTCCCCGAGCTGCTCACCGAGATCCAGGACGCCCGACGGGACCAGGACCCCATGCCGTACGAGGAGTACGCCGTCCTGGAGTCGGCCCTGCACAAGGCCTGGCTCAGCACCGAACGCCTCGCGGCCGCGGGCTTCGAGACCGACGGCGCGGTGGTGCGCGGCTCGCGCATCTACCACGCCGACCCGGCCAAGATGGACCCGGAGGCCCTCGGCGAGGTGCCCGGCATCCCCGTGCCGCCGCCCGCCGCCAGGGAGGAGGAGGCCGACTGGCGCGAACGGTACGTGCAACTCCTCGAATCCGTACGGGAGATGGCCGACGCCGTCCCCGGGCTCGGCACGGCGGGGGCGACCCGATGA